Proteins co-encoded in one Blastocatellia bacterium genomic window:
- the dprA gene encoding DNA-processing protein DprA, whose amino-acid sequence MQTTPQHSPLDWIALTFVAGVGSRTAAMLIERFGSPSACFEAPVTALEAAGLRRESIDALKSHEPRQQAAEQLRKLEAISGEVITLNDARYPRLLRETFDPPILLYSRGDMARALAQPTLAIVGSRHCSTYGRNVAELLGRELAERGVTVVSGLARGIDAAAHQGALAGRGLTVAVMGTGLDTIYPKENRKLAERIAESGALLTEFPLESPPLPQHFPFRNRVISGITLGVLVVEGAERSGSLITARMAMEQGRDVFAVPGNITSAKSFGPNTLIKDGAKLVQTWRDVVEELPFEIKAAILATERPESSAAQLQFDEVALTEGERAVLATLREDDATQIDELIARATLSRGELMSALLTLEMAGRIRQLPGKSFVKKL is encoded by the coding sequence ATGCAAACCACGCCGCAACACTCGCCGCTCGATTGGATCGCCCTGACCTTCGTGGCCGGCGTCGGCTCGCGCACCGCGGCCATGTTGATCGAGCGCTTCGGCTCGCCGTCGGCCTGTTTCGAAGCCCCTGTGACGGCGCTCGAAGCCGCCGGCCTGCGCCGCGAATCTATCGATGCGCTTAAAAGTCATGAGCCACGCCAGCAAGCCGCCGAGCAACTCCGCAAGCTCGAAGCCATCAGCGGCGAAGTGATCACCCTCAATGATGCGCGCTACCCGCGACTGCTGCGCGAGACATTCGATCCACCCATCTTGCTATACAGTCGCGGCGACATGGCGCGGGCGCTGGCGCAGCCGACGCTGGCGATTGTCGGCTCGCGGCACTGCTCGACCTACGGGCGCAATGTCGCTGAGTTGCTGGGGCGCGAGCTGGCCGAGCGCGGCGTCACAGTCGTATCGGGGCTGGCGCGCGGCATTGACGCGGCGGCGCATCAAGGCGCGCTTGCCGGGCGCGGCCTGACGGTCGCGGTGATGGGCACGGGGCTCGATACGATCTACCCGAAAGAGAACCGCAAGCTCGCCGAGCGCATTGCCGAAAGCGGCGCGCTGCTGACCGAATTCCCGCTCGAATCGCCGCCGCTGCCGCAGCACTTCCCGTTTCGCAATCGCGTCATCAGCGGCATCACGCTCGGCGTGCTGGTCGTCGAAGGGGCCGAGCGCAGCGGCTCGCTGATCACTGCGCGCATGGCGATGGAGCAGGGGCGCGACGTTTTTGCCGTCCCCGGCAACATCACCTCGGCGAAAAGCTTCGGCCCGAACACCTTAATTAAGGATGGCGCCAAGCTGGTGCAGACCTGGCGCGATGTCGTCGAAGAGTTACCCTTCGAGATCAAAGCCGCCATCCTTGCGACCGAGCGGCCAGAGAGCAGCGCGGCGCAATTGCAGTTTGACGAAGTGGCGCTTACGGAAGGCGAGCGCGCTGTGCTGGCAACCTTGCGCGAAGATGACGCGACGCAAATCGATGAGCTGATCGCGCGGGCGACGCTCTCGCGCGGCGAGCTGATGAGCGCGCTGCTGACGCTTGAGATGGCGGGCCGCATCCGGCAATTGCCGGGCAAGTCTTTCGTAAAGAAGCTCTAA
- a CDS encoding GH116 family glycosyl hydrolase: MHGRNHIRAAARFVFASLFLCMAANVYAQTPAPLPEKFTLKKSGLELERRTQSGSFFDVVGRRSALFGYENRAMEAWVYPLKILDDFQLSFNLEGYPLDIHGPDIMVAINARPEATIFTYSHAAFTVRQIVYAPVDEPGLIMLLDIDSVLPMTITGSFRPKLRLMWPAGFETGYVGFDESAHAYFLGEESRRFAAWVGSPGAREVSLQPYQEEPRDLPVRFVIETSPAEMRSRFIPIVIGASTEGRDKARAAYDKLLANAQSLYDRNVDYYARLTNDTTSIGTPDQRLNTAFAWAKVGVDKGVATNPMMGTGLIAGFRTSGESERPGFAWFFGRDSMWTTLAINSYGDFAVTRTALDFLKQFQRADGKIPHEISQSAPLIRWFTDYSYPWASADATPLYIIGHADYWRASGDTDFIRKNWDSIVNAYRFTAKTDTDGNGLVENTGVGHGWVEGGALYPPHEEIYMQGVWMEALNGLAEMAEALGDRLIPAEARAAIERTRKATEQTYWLQSQGYYAFATHRPKTTPNQAEPGPRRDRRQQRLNELAKVTLIDEDTVLPAVPLWWQTLDAARADAEIDHLGSGQMATDWGARIISNRSRLYDPLSYHYGSVWPLFTGWAAVGAYRYGRSSVGYQALMANALLTYANALGYVTELLSGDYQSAFGRSSHHQVWSEAMVISPTIRGLFGLEARDGGRTLRFAPQIPADWNGAVVRNFAAGPARYDLSIEQVAGVATARINQRNASANARGVSRMVIAPAFPLDAQIKSATVNGRAAKFEVRRAGDVQFAEVTFDNPTASTEVVIAYTEGTRVYAEPQPLIAGAMNQGLRILRSRADATALHLTVEGLGGRSYTATVRSPKQVGAAEGVTFNLSKAGEPQLTIRFDGPANEYVRRELALPLTARR, encoded by the coding sequence TTGCACGGTCGAAACCATATCAGGGCCGCTGCCCGCTTCGTCTTCGCATCCCTCTTCCTGTGCATGGCTGCGAATGTTTATGCGCAGACGCCCGCGCCGCTGCCGGAGAAGTTCACGCTCAAGAAATCCGGGCTTGAGCTTGAGCGCCGCACGCAATCGGGATCATTCTTTGATGTGGTGGGCCGGCGCTCGGCGCTGTTCGGCTACGAGAACCGCGCGATGGAAGCGTGGGTCTACCCGCTGAAGATACTCGACGACTTTCAGCTCTCGTTCAACCTCGAAGGCTACCCGCTAGACATTCACGGCCCCGACATCATGGTGGCGATCAATGCGCGGCCCGAAGCGACGATCTTCACCTATTCGCATGCCGCCTTCACGGTGCGGCAGATCGTCTATGCGCCCGTGGACGAGCCGGGCCTCATCATGCTGCTCGACATCGATTCGGTCTTGCCGATGACGATCACCGGCTCATTCCGCCCGAAGCTGCGCCTGATGTGGCCGGCGGGATTCGAGACCGGCTATGTCGGCTTTGACGAAAGCGCCCACGCGTACTTCCTCGGCGAAGAATCACGTCGCTTTGCCGCCTGGGTCGGCTCGCCCGGCGCACGCGAAGTGTCGCTGCAACCTTATCAGGAAGAACCGCGCGACCTGCCTGTGCGCTTTGTCATTGAAACCTCGCCCGCCGAGATGCGCTCGCGTTTCATCCCTATCGTCATCGGCGCAAGCACCGAAGGCCGTGACAAGGCGCGCGCCGCTTATGACAAGCTGCTTGCCAATGCGCAGTCGCTTTACGACCGTAACGTGGATTACTACGCGCGGCTTACGAACGACACGACGAGCATCGGGACGCCCGACCAGCGGTTGAACACGGCATTCGCGTGGGCAAAGGTCGGCGTCGATAAAGGCGTCGCCACCAACCCGATGATGGGAACGGGATTGATTGCCGGCTTTCGCACTTCAGGCGAAAGCGAGCGCCCCGGCTTCGCGTGGTTCTTTGGCCGCGATTCGATGTGGACGACGCTGGCCATCAACTCGTATGGCGATTTTGCGGTGACGCGCACGGCGCTCGACTTCCTTAAACAGTTCCAGCGGGCCGACGGCAAGATTCCTCACGAAATCTCGCAAAGCGCGCCGCTGATCCGCTGGTTCACCGACTACTCTTATCCGTGGGCGAGCGCCGACGCGACGCCGCTCTACATCATCGGCCATGCCGATTACTGGCGGGCGAGTGGCGACACCGACTTCATTCGCAAGAACTGGGATTCGATTGTTAATGCCTATCGCTTTACGGCAAAGACCGACACGGACGGCAATGGCTTGGTCGAAAACACCGGCGTCGGCCACGGCTGGGTCGAAGGCGGCGCGCTCTATCCGCCGCACGAAGAGATTTATATGCAGGGCGTCTGGATGGAGGCGCTCAATGGGCTGGCCGAGATGGCCGAAGCCCTGGGCGACCGATTGATTCCTGCCGAAGCGCGGGCCGCCATCGAGCGCACACGCAAAGCCACAGAGCAGACCTACTGGCTCCAGTCGCAAGGGTATTACGCGTTTGCCACCCATCGCCCGAAGACGACGCCAAACCAGGCAGAGCCCGGCCCGCGCCGCGACCGGCGCCAGCAGCGGCTCAACGAATTGGCCAAAGTCACCTTGATTGATGAAGACACGGTGCTGCCGGCGGTGCCGCTCTGGTGGCAGACGCTCGACGCGGCGCGCGCCGACGCCGAGATCGATCATCTCGGCAGCGGCCAGATGGCGACCGACTGGGGCGCGCGGATCATCTCGAACCGCAGCCGATTGTATGATCCGCTGTCGTATCACTACGGCTCGGTGTGGCCGCTGTTCACCGGCTGGGCCGCTGTCGGGGCGTATCGCTATGGCCGCTCGTCTGTCGGCTACCAGGCGTTGATGGCGAACGCGCTGCTGACTTATGCGAACGCGCTCGGTTACGTCACAGAGTTGTTGTCGGGGGATTATCAATCGGCCTTTGGGCGCTCGTCGCATCACCAGGTGTGGTCAGAAGCAATGGTCATCTCGCCGACGATTCGCGGCCTGTTCGGACTGGAAGCGCGTGACGGCGGGCGGACGTTACGCTTTGCGCCACAGATACCGGCGGATTGGAATGGCGCGGTCGTCAGAAACTTTGCCGCCGGGCCGGCGCGCTATGATCTATCGATTGAGCAAGTGGCCGGTGTCGCCACGGCTCGCATCAACCAGCGCAACGCGAGCGCCAATGCTCGCGGCGTGTCACGCATGGTGATCGCGCCGGCGTTCCCGCTCGACGCGCAGATCAAATCGGCGACGGTCAATGGACGAGCCGCGAAATTTGAGGTCAGGCGCGCCGGCGACGTGCAATTCGCTGAAGTCACGTTTGACAACCCGACTGCCTCAACCGAAGTGGTGATCGCTTACACAGAAGGCACGCGCGTCTATGCCGAGCCGCAACCGCTGATTGCCGGCGCGATGAATCAAGGCTTGCGCATCCTGCGGTCGCGGGCTGACGCGACGGCGCTGCATCTGACCGTCGAAGGACTCGGCGGGCGCAGTTACACCGCGACCGTGCGATCACCGAAGCAGGTCGGCGCGGCGGAGGGTGTGACTTTTAATCTATCGAAAGCCGGTGAGCCGCAATTAACGATTCGCTTCGATGGCCCGGCGAACGAATACGTGCGGCGCGAGCTGGCTTTGCCGCTGACCGCGAGAAGATGA